TTGTATGCCCAAGGAAAGAGGCGCTATGATCGAAAGCAGAGTGGCTATGGTGGGCAGACAAAGCCAATTTTCCAGAAGAAGGCTAAAACCACAAAGAAGATTGTGCTGAGGCTGGAATGTGTGGAGCCTAACTGCAGATCCAAGAGGATGCTGGCCATTAAGAGATGCAAGCGTTTTGAACTGGGaggagataagaaaagaaagggccAAGTGATCCAGTTCTAAACTTTgagactttttgtctttttgaggagAAAATGTTGAAGCTATACAAAAATTACCTGTAGGGAAATAAATatgatattcaaaataataagaataataataataaattggctTACTGTaacctttttactttataaaatttttaatgtttttgactattttgtaataacacttagccTAAAACACACTTTGTACATCTgtac
This region of Nycticebus coucang isolate mNycCou1 chromosome 2, mNycCou1.pri, whole genome shotgun sequence genomic DNA includes:
- the LOC128571545 gene encoding 60S ribosomal protein L36a-like, with translation MVNVPKTQRTFCKKCSKHQPYKVTQYKKGKDSLYAQGKRRYDRKQSGYGGQTKPIFQKKAKTTKKIVLRLECVEPNCRSKRMLAIKRCKRFELGGDKKRKGQVIQF